Below is a genomic region from Acinetobacter tibetensis.
TTTTTCACCAAGACCATTTCACGGTTGTCCGATGGGAACACCGCTTTATTGGTCACTTCTTCTAGCGTCTTACTATAACCAGACGTTAAATACGAAAACGCTTTAGCAGCACGCACAGGTGTATCAAGTAAACCTGGACGATTCAGGTCTTCACCAACGGCAGTTAAAATGTTTGCGTAGGATTGCTGCATAGACATAAGACGTTTTCACTTACTCTTATATTGAACAAGGACGGCATTGTACCAGAAAACCGAAAAAATACCGTGTTTAATATCAAAATCCGATTACTGTTTGTGTTTCGGATTTTTTTCTGAACGTTTTAGTAAAACTAAAACAGCACCCGTACCACCCTGATTATCCGGTGCACTGACAAATGCCAGTACGTCACGATGCTGACGTAACCAGCCATTCACATAGGTTTTTAAAACCGCTTCAGGGCCTTTGCCGTGTACAATTTTAATGACATTTTGATTTTCATCTTTTGCCATTTGAATAATTTGAAGTACGGCAGCACGGGCTTGCTCTACGGTACAGCCATGCAAATCTACCGCTTCAAACCAACGTATTTTACCTGCTTTTAAATCTTCAAAAACCTTATGTTGCAATGTCGCAATGCGATAACTCAAATTCGCTTGACTGGCAACTGGGTTGAGCATGGCTTGTGTGTCGGAAAGTTCAGCCATTTCAGATTCAGTTGGACCAACAGCCGCTGCTCGCTTTGCTAAAACCTGAGCATCTAATTTCTTTTTCGGACTTTTGGCAATTTGAGCGATATTGCCGACATCCATTTTGTGTACGCCTTGCATGGATTTTAGAAATAATTCGGCATCATCGGGTTCAGCCACCACCGCTTGCTTTTGAGTTTCAGCCTGCTGCTCAATCGCTGTTGAATGGGGATGATTGATTTGCTTTTTAAAGGCTTTCAGTAAGTTGTACTGATCTTTAGAAAGCGATGAATCATGTTTGCTCATAATTTTCAGACATAACTGCAAGATAAGGTTTAAGCGGCAATTATAATCTGAAATTGCTGTAAATTGAACTGAATTACATTCAAAGGCTGTTGTATGTAATATGAACAGAAAATGTGGATTAGCTGCTTTATCTATGTATTTAAATATTTATTCTTTGGGTCAGAAAATGTTTGATATTGATTGTTCAAGTACCTGAAGAGCCGACTAAGTCGTGATTGCCTAGTTTAGAAACTTTTATTTTAATTGATCTTATGGAAGGGTGGGCTTGAATTGAATGCTGATGAAGTAGCCATCAGAGTACAACGTTGACTCTGATGGCATTCAGCTTAAATTTCGACAGGCTGACCAAATAATGCGCTAAAAGCATGGTCTGGACGTGGTTGCTTCATGAAGCTTTCGCCCACCAAGAAGCTGTGAATATCATGCTCTTGCATCATCTTCACATCTTCTGGGGTTGCAATACCGCTTTCAGTAATGAGCAAGCGAGAAGGATCGAGTAATTTCTTCAAACGAATTGATGTATTTAAATCCACATCAAAAGTTTTAAGGTTACGGTTATTTACCCCTAACAAGCAGCGCTCAGAAAGTTGTAATGCACGTTCAAGTTCTTCCTCATCATGCACTTCAACCAAAACATCCAAATGATGCTCAAACGCTGTTTTTGACATTTCTTCTAATTGTTGGTCCGACAAGCAAGCCACAATCA
It encodes:
- a CDS encoding Smr/MutS family protein encodes the protein MSKHDSSLSKDQYNLLKAFKKQINHPHSTAIEQQAETQKQAVVAEPDDAELFLKSMQGVHKMDVGNIAQIAKSPKKKLDAQVLAKRAAAVGPTESEMAELSDTQAMLNPVASQANLSYRIATLQHKVFEDLKAGKIRWFEAVDLHGCTVEQARAAVLQIIQMAKDENQNVIKIVHGKGPEAVLKTYVNGWLRQHRDVLAFVSAPDNQGGTGAVLVLLKRSEKNPKHKQ